From Sediminibacterium sp. TEGAF015, a single genomic window includes:
- a CDS encoding glycosyltransferase family 2 protein: MSPSVAVVILNYNGKKHLEQFLPSVMATSYLNLQIIVADNGSNDDSIDFVQRNFPHIKILDHHINEGFAGGYNWALKRVEADYYVLLNSDVEVTNDWVTPVIELMEKDKSIAAAQPKMLAFQQRDSFEYAGAAGGWIDQLGYPFSRGRVFDICETDEGQYNHCEPIFWASGAAMFVRAKVFHEMNGFDPYFFAHQEEIDLCWRMQLAGYTIMACPLSEVYHLGGGTLPRGGRKVFLNFRNNLIMLAKNLPFTEMLWKLPVRFFLDAVSAWKGLLTGDIYFFTAIMKAHFAFGWWFVGRYALVKKVSKPMHTLNGVYKGSVVWNYFVENKKRFLEIISTRR, translated from the coding sequence TTGAGTCCTTCTGTTGCAGTAGTCATTTTAAATTACAATGGTAAAAAACACCTTGAGCAATTTTTGCCTTCGGTGATGGCTACCAGTTATTTAAATCTTCAGATTATTGTGGCGGATAATGGATCCAACGATGATTCCATCGATTTTGTACAGCGAAACTTTCCTCATATTAAAATTCTTGACCATCATATTAATGAAGGATTTGCAGGTGGATATAACTGGGCCCTGAAAAGGGTAGAAGCAGATTATTACGTGTTATTGAATTCTGATGTAGAAGTTACCAATGATTGGGTTACTCCCGTTATTGAGTTGATGGAAAAAGACAAAAGCATTGCTGCCGCACAACCCAAAATGCTGGCTTTTCAGCAAAGGGATTCTTTTGAATATGCCGGTGCCGCTGGCGGCTGGATTGATCAACTGGGTTATCCTTTTTCGAGGGGCAGGGTTTTTGATATTTGTGAAACAGACGAGGGGCAGTATAACCATTGCGAACCCATTTTTTGGGCATCCGGAGCAGCCATGTTTGTGCGTGCAAAAGTCTTTCATGAAATGAACGGATTTGATCCTTATTTCTTTGCGCATCAAGAAGAAATTGATTTGTGCTGGCGAATGCAGCTGGCTGGGTATACCATTATGGCTTGTCCCTTATCAGAAGTATACCATTTGGGCGGAGGAACATTACCCAGAGGTGGGAGAAAGGTATTTCTGAATTTCAGAAACAATCTGATCATGCTGGCAAAAAATCTTCCTTTTACAGAAATGCTTTGGAAACTACCCGTAAGATTTTTCTTGGATGCCGTTTCTGCCTGGAAAGGTTTATTAACAGGAGATATTTACTTTTTTACTGCTATTATGAAAGCGCATTTTGCTTTTGGTTGGTGGTTTGTAGGCCGGTATGCATTGGTGAAGAAGGTCAGCAAACCTATGCACACGTTGAATGGTGTATATAAAGGATCTGTTGTCTGGAACTATTTTGTAGAGAATAAAAAACGTTTTCTGGAAATTATATCCACAAGGAGATGA
- the purE gene encoding 5-(carboxyamino)imidazole ribonucleotide mutase, whose protein sequence is MNNHPQVGIIMGSDSDLPIMQAAAEVLTEMGIPFELTVVSAHRTPQRMMNYASSAAHRGLKVIIAGAGGAAHLPGMVASVTTLPVIGVPIKSSNSIDGWDSVLSILQMPNGVPVATVALNAAKNAGLLAAQIIGAFDAGIAQKMTNYKTDMKHAVEEKAAGLKAKWPNQFDM, encoded by the coding sequence ATGAATAATCATCCTCAGGTAGGCATCATCATGGGAAGCGATAGCGATTTACCAATCATGCAAGCAGCTGCAGAAGTGCTTACTGAAATGGGCATTCCTTTTGAACTAACCGTAGTATCCGCGCATAGAACACCTCAAAGAATGATGAACTATGCATCTTCCGCAGCTCATAGAGGATTGAAAGTGATTATTGCTGGCGCAGGCGGAGCTGCGCATTTACCAGGTATGGTTGCATCTGTAACAACCTTACCCGTAATTGGCGTTCCTATTAAATCTTCTAATTCTATAGATGGATGGGATTCTGTTCTATCTATTTTACAAATGCCTAATGGAGTTCCTGTTGCTACTGTTGCATTAAATGCAGCGAAGAATGCTGGATTGTTAGCTGCTCAAATCATAGGAGCTTTTGATGCTGGCATTGCGCAAAAAATGACCAATTACAAAACAGATATGAAACATGCTGTAGAGGAAAAAGCAGCTGGCTTAAAAGCAAAATGGCCGAATCAGTTTGATATGTAA
- a CDS encoding pyridoxine 5'-phosphate synthase: protein MTKLSVNINKLATLRNSRGGNNPDLIQSALDIEKFGADGITVHPRPDERHIRYADVYDLKKVLHTEFNIEGNPTEQKFVDLVLASKPAQVTLVPDALGQLTSNHGWNTIEHQSYLQSIIGVFKSAGIRVSIFVDPAVEMVEAAATTGTDRIELYTESYAVGFAKGNKEAAIAPFVAAAEAARRLGLGLNAGHDLDRFNLGYFSKEIPWLDEVSIGHALICDALYLGLENTVQIYKRQLTH, encoded by the coding sequence ATGACAAAGCTGAGTGTAAACATCAATAAGCTGGCAACACTAAGAAACAGCCGAGGAGGCAATAATCCTGACCTGATTCAGTCTGCATTGGATATTGAAAAGTTTGGTGCGGATGGCATAACGGTTCACCCAAGACCGGATGAAAGACATATCCGTTATGCTGATGTATACGATTTAAAAAAAGTATTGCATACAGAATTTAACATTGAAGGAAATCCGACAGAGCAAAAGTTTGTTGATCTGGTGCTTGCTTCAAAGCCAGCTCAGGTTACATTGGTTCCCGATGCCTTGGGGCAACTCACCAGCAATCACGGATGGAATACAATTGAACACCAATCTTATTTACAATCTATCATCGGAGTATTTAAATCAGCAGGCATACGCGTTTCCATCTTTGTAGATCCAGCGGTAGAAATGGTAGAAGCCGCTGCTACCACCGGCACAGACCGTATTGAATTGTATACAGAGTCTTATGCCGTAGGATTTGCAAAAGGAAATAAAGAAGCTGCGATTGCTCCATTTGTAGCTGCAGCGGAAGCTGCGAGACGTTTAGGTTTGGGACTGAATGCAGGTCACGATTTAGACAGATTTAATCTGGGTTATTTCAGCAAAGAAATTCCCTGGCTGGATGAAGTGAGTATTGGACACGCATTAATTTGCGACGCCCTTTATTTGGGATTGGAAAACACCGTTCAAATTTATAAAAGACAACTAACGCATTAA
- a CDS encoding UbiD family decarboxylase — MNYSSLEACLIDLEKNGHLVRVKEEVDPYLEMAAIHLRVYEAKGPAILFENVKGSRFRAASNIFGTLDRSKFIFRDTIESVQKLIELKNDPIKALKSPLQNVAAGLAALKALPLKNPWTKPVMYEEITISDLPLIHHWPMDGGAFVTLPQVYTEDIEQPGIMKANLGMYRIQLTGNDYAKDKEIGLHYQLHRGIGVHQTKANAKGQPLKVSCFAGGPPSHTLSAVMPLPEGISEMTFAGVLGGRRFRYTYEDGFCVSTDADFVITGEVYPGENKPEGPFGDHLGYYSLQHDFPLMRVHKVYARKNAIWPFTVVGRPPQEDTSFGELIHEITGAAIPQEIPGLKEVHAVDAAGVHPLLLAVGSERYTPYTPTKQPAELLTIANHVLGTGQLSLAKFLFIAADDSNQLSTHPVQPFLQYVLERINLQRDVHFYTNTTIDTLDYSGTGLNSGSKVVFAAYGEPIRKLATEVPSVLNELTQFENPTLVMPGVIAIQTKAFTNYQTVKEEMKMLNYQLHDSIDQLQGIAMIVVCDDANFVAANLRNYLWVTYTRCNPSHDIHGIKESVLNKHWGCEGPLVIDARIKPHHAPPVEKDPIVEKRIDRLFAKGGSLQNIA; from the coding sequence ATGAATTATTCATCTTTAGAAGCCTGTTTAATTGACCTAGAAAAAAATGGTCACCTGGTTCGTGTGAAGGAGGAAGTGGATCCTTATCTGGAAATGGCTGCCATACATCTTAGGGTCTACGAAGCAAAAGGCCCTGCTATATTATTTGAAAACGTAAAAGGCTCCCGGTTCAGGGCGGCATCTAATATTTTTGGTACTCTCGATCGTTCCAAGTTCATTTTCCGTGATACCATTGAAAGTGTTCAGAAACTGATAGAACTAAAAAACGATCCAATCAAAGCCCTTAAATCACCGCTGCAAAATGTAGCAGCTGGTCTGGCCGCGCTCAAAGCGCTGCCTTTAAAAAATCCCTGGACCAAACCAGTGATGTATGAAGAAATTACCATCAGTGATCTTCCATTAATTCATCATTGGCCAATGGATGGGGGGGCTTTTGTTACTTTACCTCAGGTATATACAGAAGATATTGAGCAGCCGGGTATCATGAAAGCCAATCTGGGTATGTATCGCATACAACTTACGGGAAATGATTATGCAAAAGACAAGGAGATTGGGTTACATTATCAGTTGCACAGGGGTATTGGGGTTCATCAGACCAAGGCCAATGCAAAGGGCCAACCTTTAAAAGTCAGTTGTTTTGCAGGAGGTCCTCCATCTCATACCTTGTCTGCTGTTATGCCACTGCCAGAAGGCATAAGTGAAATGACTTTTGCCGGCGTGCTAGGCGGTCGCCGATTCCGCTATACTTATGAAGATGGTTTTTGTGTTAGCACCGATGCAGACTTTGTGATTACCGGTGAAGTATACCCGGGGGAGAATAAGCCCGAAGGTCCATTCGGCGATCATTTAGGATATTATAGTTTACAGCATGATTTTCCATTGATGCGTGTTCACAAAGTATATGCAAGAAAAAATGCGATATGGCCATTTACAGTAGTTGGTCGTCCTCCTCAAGAAGACACCAGTTTTGGTGAACTAATTCATGAAATAACGGGGGCGGCAATCCCGCAGGAAATACCTGGCCTGAAAGAAGTACATGCAGTGGATGCAGCAGGAGTGCATCCGTTATTGCTTGCGGTAGGGAGTGAAAGATACACACCTTATACACCCACTAAACAGCCCGCAGAACTGTTAACGATTGCCAATCACGTATTGGGAACTGGTCAGCTAAGTCTTGCGAAGTTTTTATTCATAGCAGCTGATGATTCCAATCAACTGAGTACGCATCCGGTGCAGCCATTTTTGCAGTATGTATTAGAAAGAATCAACCTGCAAAGAGATGTGCATTTTTATACCAATACAACCATTGATACACTGGATTATTCAGGTACTGGATTGAATTCTGGAAGCAAAGTAGTTTTTGCAGCCTATGGAGAACCCATACGCAAATTGGCAACTGAAGTCCCATCTGTGCTGAATGAATTAACACAGTTTGAAAATCCTACCCTGGTGATGCCTGGGGTGATTGCCATACAAACAAAGGCGTTTACCAATTATCAGACAGTAAAAGAAGAAATGAAAATGCTGAACTATCAATTGCATGATTCGATAGATCAGTTGCAAGGAATTGCCATGATAGTGGTTTGCGATGATGCTAATTTTGTAGCGGCCAATTTGCGTAATTATCTTTGGGTTACTTACACCCGTTGCAATCCTTCGCATGATATTCATGGCATAAAAGAAAGCGTTCTAAACAAACACTGGGGCTGTGAAGGTCCGTTGGTAATTGACGCCAGAATTAAACCGCATCATGCACCTCCGGTCGAAAAAGATCCTATTGTAGAAAAAAGGATTGATCGTTTGTTTGCTAAAGGAGGAAGTTTGCAGAATATTGCGTAA
- a CDS encoding anhydro-N-acetylmuramic acid kinase, giving the protein MNQYIAQLARMGAAPKRTIIGLMSGTSLDGLDIAVCEITGSGMETEVVVKNFTTIAFDENFKSAIRKIFSQKTIDFELLCLLNPWVGEQHAAMILEALKGWGIRPAEIDLIASHGQTVYHAPKLLHGKPQYGNATLQIGDGDQIAVKTGIITVSDFRQKHIAAGGEGAPLAVYGDYFIFSKKGEDRIMLNIGGIANYTFLPGSLDASKIFSTDTGPGNTMMDQFVQQYFNCAYDKDAAIAKQGKVNDALLKALLSDSFFAESFPKTTGPELFNLAYLNRAIQASEQEGISQYDIMATLNRFTASTIVTAIERGQEMIGNKALTVYSSGGGMHNPMIMDFIEASLPDARFFTTDALHIHPDAKEAVLFAVLANEHIAGGSVSIGGGKAGIPSVTMGKISFPL; this is encoded by the coding sequence ATGAACCAATACATTGCCCAATTAGCAAGGATGGGTGCAGCCCCCAAAAGAACCATCATCGGTTTAATGAGTGGCACATCTCTGGATGGATTGGACATTGCTGTTTGTGAAATTACAGGCAGTGGTATGGAAACAGAAGTGGTGGTCAAAAATTTTACAACTATCGCTTTTGATGAAAATTTTAAATCGGCAATCAGAAAGATTTTTTCGCAAAAAACAATAGATTTTGAACTGCTGTGTTTGTTGAATCCCTGGGTGGGTGAACAGCATGCGGCCATGATATTAGAAGCTTTAAAGGGCTGGGGGATTAGACCCGCCGAGATAGATTTAATTGCAAGCCATGGTCAGACAGTCTACCATGCACCAAAGCTTTTGCACGGGAAACCCCAATATGGTAATGCCACCCTTCAGATAGGAGATGGGGATCAGATTGCGGTAAAAACAGGAATCATAACGGTAAGTGATTTTAGACAAAAACATATAGCTGCAGGAGGGGAAGGTGCTCCCTTGGCGGTATATGGTGATTATTTTATTTTCAGTAAGAAAGGAGAGGATCGTATTATGTTGAATATTGGAGGAATTGCCAATTATACTTTCTTGCCTGGTAGTTTAGACGCTTCCAAAATCTTCAGTACAGATACAGGTCCGGGAAATACAATGATGGATCAGTTTGTGCAGCAATATTTCAATTGTGCATACGATAAAGATGCGGCAATTGCCAAGCAAGGAAAAGTGAATGATGCTTTACTCAAAGCGTTGTTGTCCGATTCTTTTTTCGCAGAATCTTTTCCTAAAACAACTGGGCCTGAATTATTTAATCTGGCTTATTTAAATCGGGCGATTCAGGCTTCAGAACAAGAAGGAATCAGCCAATACGATATAATGGCCACTTTAAACCGATTTACCGCATCTACCATTGTTACGGCCATTGAGCGAGGGCAGGAAATGATCGGAAATAAAGCGCTTACCGTGTATAGCAGCGGAGGAGGCATGCATAATCCAATGATTATGGATTTTATTGAAGCGTCTTTGCCCGATGCTCGTTTTTTTACAACAGATGCTTTGCATATTCATCCAGATGCCAAAGAAGCGGTACTTTTTGCCGTACTGGCCAATGAACATATTGCCGGAGGTTCTGTATCTATTGGTGGAGGAAAAGCAGGAATTCCTTCTGTAACTATGGGGAAAATCAGTTTCCCTCTATAA
- the rpmB gene encoding 50S ribosomal protein L28, producing the protein MARVCQITGKKPIVGNSVSHSNIKTKRRFLPNLQKKRFFFAEEDRWVTLKVSTDALRTINKNGLSTVIKEMRANGAKI; encoded by the coding sequence ATGGCAAGAGTATGTCAGATAACCGGTAAAAAGCCAATAGTTGGTAACAGTGTTTCTCACTCAAACATTAAAACCAAGCGTCGTTTCTTACCTAATTTGCAAAAGAAGCGCTTCTTCTTTGCTGAAGAAGATCGTTGGGTAACGTTAAAAGTGTCTACAGACGCTTTAAGAACCATCAATAAGAATGGTTTAAGTACAGTAATTAAAGAAATGAGAGCCAACGGCGCTAAAATCTAA
- the rpmG gene encoding 50S ribosomal protein L33, whose translation MAKKGNRVQVILECTEHKTSGQPGTSRYITTKNKKNTPERIELKKFNPILKKVTVHKEIK comes from the coding sequence ATGGCAAAGAAAGGTAACAGGGTTCAAGTAATACTAGAGTGTACCGAGCACAAGACCAGCGGTCAGCCGGGTACCAGTCGCTATATTACTACCAAGAACAAAAAGAATACGCCTGAGCGTATTGAATTGAAGAAATTCAACCCAATTTTGAAAAAAGTAACCGTTCATAAAGAAATCAAATAA
- a CDS encoding DUF4295 domain-containing protein, with amino-acid sequence MAKVASKNAKVKDLKAAAEAKNWTKVIKAVRSPKTGAYTFKEQIIHKDKVNDFIASK; translated from the coding sequence ATGGCTAAAGTAGCTTCCAAAAACGCGAAAGTAAAAGACTTAAAAGCAGCAGCTGAAGCAAAGAACTGGACTAAAGTTATTAAGGCCGTTCGTAGCCCTAAAACTGGTGCTTACACTTTCAAAGAGCAAATTATACACAAAGACAAAGTGAACGATTTTATCGCTTCTAAGTAG
- the ftsY gene encoding signal recognition particle-docking protein FtsY, with protein MGFFDKLFGKKEKESLDQGLQKTKEGFLSKITKAIAGKTTIDDEVLDNLEEALIGADVGVDTTLQIIRKIEQRVKNDKYLNTSELNKILQEEIASVLVDAPLDSLQGFQIPEGKKPYIILVVGVNGVGKTTTIGKLASRFKAAGNSVVLGAADTFRAAAVDQLTIWSERVDVPIVKQAMGSDPSAVAYDTVASAVARNADVVIIDTAGRLHNKAHLMDELNKIKRVIQKIVPEGPHEVLLVLDGSTGQNAVEQARHFTATTNVSALAITKLDGTAKGGVVLAIANQFNIPVKYIGVGEKVEDLLIFNKEAFVDTLFSISK; from the coding sequence ATGGGCTTTTTTGATAAATTATTCGGGAAAAAAGAGAAAGAGAGTCTGGATCAGGGTTTGCAGAAAACCAAGGAAGGATTCCTTTCTAAAATAACAAAAGCCATTGCTGGTAAAACAACTATTGACGACGAAGTACTGGATAATCTGGAGGAGGCCTTGATTGGAGCGGATGTTGGTGTAGATACCACTTTGCAGATTATCCGAAAAATTGAGCAGAGGGTTAAAAATGACAAATATCTCAATACCAGTGAGTTAAATAAGATACTTCAAGAAGAAATTGCATCTGTATTAGTGGATGCACCCTTGGATTCCTTACAGGGATTCCAAATCCCCGAAGGGAAAAAGCCATATATCATTCTAGTGGTTGGAGTGAACGGAGTAGGTAAAACCACTACAATTGGTAAGCTGGCTTCCCGTTTTAAGGCGGCGGGCAATTCTGTGGTGTTGGGCGCAGCGGATACTTTCAGAGCTGCTGCCGTTGATCAGTTGACGATTTGGAGTGAAAGGGTAGATGTGCCGATAGTAAAGCAGGCAATGGGGTCAGACCCCAGTGCAGTGGCTTATGATACGGTTGCCAGTGCGGTTGCCAGAAATGCCGATGTTGTGATTATAGATACGGCCGGGCGACTGCATAATAAGGCTCATTTGATGGATGAGCTAAATAAAATCAAAAGGGTAATTCAAAAAATTGTTCCCGAAGGTCCTCACGAGGTATTACTGGTATTGGATGGATCCACAGGGCAGAATGCAGTTGAGCAAGCCAGACATTTTACAGCCACAACCAATGTTAGTGCACTAGCCATTACCAAGCTGGATGGAACTGCAAAAGGCGGGGTTGTTCTGGCCATTGCCAATCAATTCAATATTCCCGTAAAATATATTGGAGTGGGGGAAAAAGTAGAAGACCTGCTAATTTTTAATAAAGAAGCATTTGTAGACACTTTATTTTCAATCTCAAAATAA
- a CDS encoding polyprenyl synthetase family protein, with amino-acid sequence MFSFKDLSAVFSQRFNHSPFPLTPATLYEPCNYFLTIGGKRIRPILCLMGNELFDDIHEDAYHLAAAVELFHNFTLIHDDIMDAAALRRGMETIHSKYNQSTAILSGDVMMIQSYEELNKINGSYLQKILKIFNKTAKEVCEGQQFDMDFENQDEVTLEAYIEMITLKTSVLLAASLEMGAIIGGASEGNCRHLYEFGKNLGIAFQIQDDYLDAFGDPQKFGKEVGGDIRQNKKTFLLLHTLDVAPEQQKRELYQLMQGQTTEKVQKVLAIYKACGVDAWANTLKEQYLQKAMEHLEAIAVVSSRKKPLKELADFLIQRDV; translated from the coding sequence ATGTTTTCATTCAAAGATTTATCGGCAGTATTCAGCCAGCGATTTAATCACTCGCCGTTTCCTTTAACACCTGCAACTCTTTACGAGCCATGTAATTATTTTTTAACCATTGGCGGTAAAAGAATTCGTCCCATTCTTTGTTTGATGGGCAATGAATTGTTTGATGATATTCATGAAGATGCATATCATCTGGCTGCTGCAGTGGAGTTGTTTCACAATTTTACTTTGATTCACGATGATATTATGGATGCAGCTGCGCTAAGAAGAGGAATGGAAACCATACATAGCAAATACAACCAAAGCACTGCTATATTATCAGGAGATGTAATGATGATTCAATCTTATGAAGAATTGAACAAAATCAATGGAAGTTATCTTCAGAAAATTTTGAAAATTTTCAATAAGACTGCAAAAGAAGTTTGTGAAGGTCAGCAATTCGATATGGATTTTGAAAATCAGGACGAAGTTACACTGGAAGCTTACATTGAAATGATTACCCTGAAAACTTCTGTATTGCTTGCAGCTAGTTTAGAAATGGGGGCAATTATAGGAGGGGCAAGTGAAGGCAATTGCCGACACCTGTATGAATTTGGAAAAAACCTTGGCATCGCTTTTCAGATTCAGGATGATTATCTTGATGCATTTGGTGATCCACAAAAATTCGGAAAAGAAGTAGGGGGTGATATCCGTCAGAATAAAAAAACATTTTTATTGTTGCATACATTGGATGTGGCACCCGAACAACAAAAAAGAGAACTGTATCAATTAATGCAAGGACAAACTACCGAAAAAGTGCAGAAAGTACTAGCTATTTACAAAGCCTGCGGGGTAGATGCATGGGCCAATACCTTAAAAGAACAATATTTGCAAAAGGCAATGGAACATCTCGAAGCCATTGCAGTTGTTTCAAGCAGAAAGAAACCGCTCAAGGAATTGGCAGACTTCCTGATTCAGCGAGACGTTTAA
- a CDS encoding amino acid permease yields MSSLFRKKSIEKITAEAAAGNNDGHGGGLKKVLGVKDLTFMGIAAVIGAGIFSTIGSAAYNGGPGIAFLFVITAVTCGFSALCYAEFASRIPISGSAYTYAYVSFGELVAWIIGWALILEYAIGNIVVAISWSGYFNNLLEGFHISLPGWLATNASNAQLGYEEALKAMAAGEAPETMTKHARLGYDAIMNAPMIGSWKVILNLPAFFIVMIITGLAYIGIKESKKSTNLMVIFKLAVIVGIIVLGFFYVDTDNWTPFLPNGFGGVLAGVSAVFYAYIGFDAISTTAEECKDPQRDLPKGMIYSLLICTVLYILVALVLTGMVHYSELKVDDPLAYVFDKLNMNKIGYIISISAVVATTSVLLVFQMGQPRIWMSMSRDGLLPKKFAEVHPKYQTPGFSTILTGLIVAIPSLFISSGFMTDLTSIGTLFAFVLVCFGVLVLPKMNQNVARKGFKLPYINGKFIIPILVLIMTWFSRGRINDAFANLGHEGFQEVLFLVFMLIALVTAFFSFKNSFSFIPVAGALCCLYLMIEIPAISWLWFFGWMSLGLIIYFLYGKNKSKLAS; encoded by the coding sequence ATGTCTTCTTTGTTTAGAAAGAAATCAATTGAAAAAATAACTGCAGAAGCAGCAGCGGGGAATAATGATGGTCATGGTGGTGGTTTAAAAAAAGTACTGGGTGTAAAAGACCTGACTTTTATGGGGATTGCAGCGGTTATTGGTGCAGGCATTTTTTCAACCATCGGTTCTGCTGCTTATAATGGCGGACCCGGCATTGCATTCCTTTTTGTTATTACAGCCGTTACTTGCGGATTCAGCGCATTGTGTTATGCGGAATTTGCCAGCAGGATTCCTATTTCCGGCAGTGCTTATACGTATGCCTATGTTTCCTTTGGAGAATTGGTTGCATGGATTATTGGATGGGCACTAATATTAGAATATGCTATTGGCAATATTGTAGTGGCCATTAGCTGGAGCGGCTATTTCAATAATCTGCTGGAAGGCTTTCATATAAGTTTACCCGGATGGCTGGCTACCAATGCCAGTAATGCGCAACTCGGATATGAAGAAGCCCTCAAAGCAATGGCAGCGGGAGAAGCACCCGAAACCATGACAAAACATGCTCGTTTAGGATATGATGCCATAATGAATGCACCAATGATTGGTTCTTGGAAAGTTATTCTGAATTTGCCTGCTTTTTTTATTGTGATGATTATTACTGGTCTTGCCTACATCGGAATTAAAGAAAGTAAAAAGAGTACGAATCTGATGGTGATTTTTAAATTGGCTGTGATTGTTGGGATTATTGTCTTAGGATTTTTTTACGTGGATACAGATAACTGGACTCCTTTTTTACCTAATGGATTCGGAGGCGTGCTGGCTGGTGTTTCAGCTGTATTCTATGCTTATATTGGTTTTGATGCTATATCAACTACTGCGGAAGAATGTAAGGATCCTCAGCGAGATTTACCCAAAGGCATGATTTACTCTTTATTAATCTGTACTGTCTTATATATTTTGGTTGCATTGGTTTTAACAGGAATGGTACATTACAGTGAGTTAAAAGTAGATGATCCGCTGGCCTATGTTTTTGACAAGCTGAACATGAATAAAATCGGCTATATTATTTCTATCAGTGCAGTAGTAGCTACAACCAGTGTTTTACTCGTTTTCCAGATGGGTCAACCCAGAATCTGGATGAGTATGAGCAGGGATGGATTGTTACCAAAAAAATTTGCTGAAGTACATCCAAAATACCAGACACCCGGGTTCTCAACTATTCTGACTGGATTAATTGTTGCAATACCTTCTTTATTCATCAGCAGTGGTTTCATGACAGACTTAACCAGCATTGGTACGTTGTTCGCATTTGTTTTGGTATGTTTTGGTGTACTGGTACTTCCTAAAATGAATCAAAATGTTGCCAGAAAAGGATTCAAGTTGCCTTATATCAACGGCAAGTTTATTATTCCAATATTGGTTCTTATCATGACCTGGTTTTCCAGAGGAAGAATCAATGATGCATTTGCGAATCTGGGACATGAAGGTTTTCAGGAAGTATTGTTTCTAGTTTTCATGCTGATTGCACTGGTAACGGCATTTTTCAGTTTCAAAAATTCCTTTTCATTTATCCCAGTTGCAGGTGCTTTATGTTGTTTGTACCTGATGATTGAAATACCTGCTATTAGCTGGTTATGGTTCTTTGGCTGGATGTCACTGGGGTTGATAATTTATTTTTTATACGGTAAAAACAAGAGTAAACTAGCGAGCTGA
- a CDS encoding Smr/MutS family protein has protein sequence MKYQVGDDILVLHSNEEGKVIEIINDKMVMIEVRGVKFPAYMDQIDFPYFKRFTEKKLIPQKKLEPKVYVDQIAKEAPKPNQIKVSEGVWLSFIPKFALDDFNDEVVELLKIHLVNKTNDGFRFTYQQYFNGEEYFSLVNEIQPFHDFYLHDIKFEQVNDTPSFTIDFSLLPEQKGKADHFEVQLKLKPKQVFQKIEQLKEKNEPTFSYTLFTQYPDKQAESLPLDSLKAKGYKVYDAGKIKEYLPPARSVIDLHIEKLTDDYQQLSNFEILSIQLAELEKWVDIAISHRQQELIVIHGVGIGKLREEVHDYLKTKREVKHFVNQYDPRFGFGATQVFFNYK, from the coding sequence ATGAAATACCAAGTTGGCGATGATATTTTAGTGTTGCATAGCAATGAAGAAGGGAAGGTAATTGAAATCATCAACGATAAAATGGTGATGATAGAAGTAAGGGGGGTTAAGTTCCCTGCCTATATGGACCAGATTGATTTCCCCTATTTCAAAAGGTTTACAGAGAAAAAGCTGATACCACAGAAAAAACTCGAACCCAAAGTTTATGTGGATCAGATAGCAAAGGAAGCGCCCAAACCCAATCAGATTAAGGTATCCGAAGGTGTCTGGCTTTCTTTCATTCCAAAATTTGCGCTGGACGATTTTAATGATGAAGTAGTTGAGTTGTTGAAAATTCATTTAGTTAATAAAACAAATGATGGTTTTAGATTTACGTATCAGCAATATTTTAATGGGGAAGAATATTTCAGTCTGGTAAATGAGATTCAGCCTTTCCATGATTTTTACCTGCACGATATTAAATTTGAGCAGGTAAATGATACACCATCTTTTACCATCGATTTCAGCCTTTTGCCTGAACAAAAGGGGAAGGCTGATCATTTTGAAGTACAGTTAAAATTAAAACCCAAGCAGGTTTTTCAAAAGATTGAACAGCTCAAGGAAAAGAATGAGCCCACTTTCTCCTACACTTTATTTACTCAATATCCAGATAAACAAGCCGAGTCACTGCCATTGGATAGTCTTAAGGCAAAGGGGTATAAAGTATATGATGCTGGAAAAATTAAGGAATATCTTCCTCCTGCAAGGTCTGTGATTGATCTGCATATTGAAAAGTTGACTGACGATTACCAGCAATTGAGCAATTTTGAAATCCTGTCTATACAGTTAGCTGAATTGGAAAAATGGGTGGATATTGCCATCAGTCACCGTCAGCAGGAGTTGATTGTGATTCATGGCGTTGGGATAGGAAAGTTGAGAGAAGAAGTACATGATTACCTGAAAACAAAAAGAGAAGTAAAGCATTTTGTTAACCAATACGACCCCCGTTTTGGTTTTGGTGCCACTCAGGTTTTCTTTAATTATAAATAA